One window of Streptococcus suis genomic DNA carries:
- the tagD gene encoding glycerol-3-phosphate cytidylyltransferase yields MKRVITYGTFDLLHYGHINLLRRAKELGDYLIVAISTDEFNFEEKNKKCYFSYEKRKLLVESIRYVDLVIPELSWEQKMTDVNDFHIDTFVIGDDWKGKFDYLTQKGVEVVYLSRTPEISTSQIKKELNEKHIASNNQ; encoded by the coding sequence ATGAAACGTGTTATTACATACGGAACATTTGATTTATTACATTACGGGCACATCAATTTACTTCGAAGAGCAAAAGAATTAGGAGATTACTTAATTGTTGCTATTTCCACAGATGAATTTAATTTTGAAGAAAAAAATAAGAAATGTTATTTTTCATATGAAAAAAGGAAATTGTTAGTAGAATCGATTAGATATGTTGATTTAGTTATACCTGAATTAAGCTGGGAACAAAAAATGACCGATGTTAATGATTTTCATATTGATACCTTTGTGATTGGTGATGACTGGAAGGGAAAATTCGACTATTTAACACAGAAAGGTGTTGAAGTTGTCTATTTGTCCCGAACACCAGAAATCAGTACTAGTCAAATAAAGAAAGAACTTAATGAGAAGCACATTGCAAGTAATAACCAATAA
- a CDS encoding CDP-glycerol glycerophosphotransferase family protein encodes MSFLIKSFLFFIPRNNNLILFNSFAGRNFDDSPRVLYEKIKLDNRFKNYELVWAFHKPEDFNNINVKKVKTDSLKYFIVAGSAKVWITNSSMERGLNFKKNNTIYLNTWHGTPIKFMGSDLPSDNKSFAIIGKNNTDIMLSQSYYETEIFSRSFNLPHKVFLEVGLPRNDMLQNINKDKINAIKRELGIKSNKKIILYCPTFREYERNITTGILMAPPFNSSKWIRELEEYVILIRAHYEVSRVLDFSGSTQIIDVTNYPVLNDLFSIADCLVSDYSSVFFDFSITGKPMFHYTYDFEKYSSERGLYFDIRKFINGSSNEDELIEIIKKMDYDAEKLRTVAFRKNYVNFFGNATEKTIDYLYEKLLE; translated from the coding sequence ATGAGTTTTTTAATTAAAAGTTTTCTATTTTTTATTCCTAGAAATAATAATTTAATATTATTTAATTCTTTTGCGGGTAGAAATTTTGATGATAGTCCTAGGGTACTATACGAAAAAATAAAACTTGATAATCGTTTTAAAAATTATGAGTTAGTTTGGGCATTTCATAAACCAGAAGATTTTAATAATATTAATGTAAAGAAAGTAAAAACAGATTCACTAAAGTATTTTATTGTCGCTGGGTCTGCTAAAGTTTGGATAACAAACTCCTCAATGGAGAGAGGTCTAAATTTCAAGAAAAATAATACTATCTATTTAAATACTTGGCATGGTACACCGATTAAGTTTATGGGAAGTGACTTACCCTCTGATAATAAATCTTTTGCTATTATTGGGAAAAATAATACTGATATTATGTTATCTCAAAGTTACTATGAGACTGAAATTTTTTCTCGCTCGTTTAATCTACCTCATAAAGTATTTCTTGAAGTGGGTTTGCCAAGAAATGATATGTTACAAAATATTAATAAGGATAAAATTAATGCCATCAAAAGAGAATTAGGTATAAAAAGTAACAAAAAGATAATCTTATACTGTCCAACGTTTCGTGAGTATGAAAGAAATATTACCACAGGAATCTTGATGGCCCCACCTTTTAATAGTAGTAAATGGATACGCGAATTGGAGGAGTATGTAATACTAATCAGAGCTCATTATGAGGTATCACGAGTGTTAGATTTTAGTGGCTCGACTCAAATCATAGATGTTACAAACTATCCAGTTTTGAATGATTTATTCTCCATTGCTGATTGCCTGGTATCAGATTATTCAAGTGTTTTTTTTGATTTTTCAATAACTGGAAAGCCGATGTTCCATTATACTTATGACTTTGAAAAATACAGTAGTGAAAGGGGTCTGTATTTTGATATTAGAAAATTTATAAATGGTTCATCTAATGAGGATGAATTAATTGAAATAATAAAAAAAATGGATTACGATGCTGAAAAATTACGTACTGTAGCTTTTCGAAAAAACTATGTTAATTTTTTTGGAAATGCTACAGAAAAAACAATTGATTATTTATATGAAAAATTATTAGAATAA
- a CDS encoding glycosyltransferase family 4 protein, whose product MKILYVTTISNTLNSFLVPHIDELKKAGHTVDIACKLEQPLSQELINNTREFFELQFNRSLIKNDFVALIQQVRQLVRQEEYDIVHTHTPIASAVVRLACRGLENTKVFYTAHGFHFLKGGPLLNWLLYYPIEKILSRYTDTLITINIEDYTIAQNKFRMKHLQLLPGVGIDLEKFYPASAEEKKIVRQKLGLEQDKRYLICIGELNANKNQQILVNMMESLCRQRNDAILLIVGSGPFESKLKQLVKEKKLGKNILFFGYRKDIPDLLKASDIALSSSKREGLPVNIIESMATGLPIIVTDCRGNRDLVTDGVNGYRILSMNLDTFVNKINYLMNNREEYIKFSKQSRVLSNKYSKDNICKELLKFYVKKNTSKLF is encoded by the coding sequence ATGAAAATACTTTACGTTACAACAATTTCAAATACATTAAATTCTTTTTTAGTTCCTCATATAGACGAATTAAAAAAAGCTGGTCATACGGTTGATATTGCATGTAAACTCGAACAACCATTAAGTCAGGAATTGATAAATAACACAAGAGAATTTTTTGAATTACAATTTAATAGAAGTCTAATTAAGAATGATTTCGTTGCCTTAATTCAGCAGGTAAGACAATTGGTTAGGCAGGAAGAGTACGATATTGTTCACACACACACACCAATAGCATCTGCTGTTGTGCGTTTGGCATGTAGAGGCTTAGAAAATACGAAAGTATTCTATACCGCCCACGGATTTCATTTTCTTAAGGGCGGTCCCCTGTTAAATTGGCTATTATATTATCCAATCGAAAAAATACTTTCACGTTATACAGATACATTGATAACAATCAACATTGAAGACTATACTATTGCACAAAATAAGTTTAGGATGAAACATCTACAATTACTTCCTGGTGTTGGTATTGATTTGGAGAAATTTTATCCAGCATCTGCCGAAGAAAAAAAAATTGTAAGACAAAAGTTGGGGTTGGAACAAGACAAGAGGTATTTAATTTGTATTGGAGAATTAAATGCGAATAAAAATCAACAAATATTAGTTAATATGATGGAATCACTTTGCAGACAACGAAACGATGCTATCCTATTAATTGTTGGTAGTGGTCCTTTTGAATCTAAATTAAAACAGCTTGTTAAGGAAAAAAAACTTGGAAAAAATATTTTATTCTTTGGATACCGAAAAGATATCCCTGACTTACTAAAAGCTTCTGATATAGCATTATCTAGTTCAAAGAGAGAAGGACTACCAGTCAATATTATTGAATCAATGGCGACTGGTTTACCTATAATAGTAACAGATTGCAGAGGGAATCGTGACTTAGTTACTGATGGTGTTAATGGGTATAGAATTCTCTCAATGAATTTGGACACATTTGTAAACAAAATCAATTATTTAATGAATAATAGAGAAGAATATATCAAATTTTCTAAACAGTCTCGTGTTCTCAGTAATAAATATTCTAAAGATAATATTTGTAAAGAATTACTAAAGTTCTATGTTAAAAAAAATACTTCTAAGCTTTTCTAA
- a CDS encoding acetyltransferase: protein MKKLAIIGASGHGKVVADIAEKNGYNEIVFLDDYSTGECAGYPIVGTSQIIEELSDFEFIVAIGDNKIRASKQCMLPQDRIATLIHPSAVISRRVDVHAGTVIMAGAVINSDVTIGRGCIINTASSVDHDCKLGDFVHLSPGCHIAGNVSIGHGSWLGIGSTIIQSISICKEVIVGAGGVVIYSIDRSGTYVGNPCRKVN, encoded by the coding sequence ATGAAAAAACTTGCGATTATTGGAGCTAGTGGTCATGGAAAAGTAGTTGCTGATATTGCTGAAAAAAATGGCTACAATGAAATTGTATTTTTAGATGATTATTCTACTGGTGAATGCGCAGGTTATCCAATTGTAGGTACGTCACAAATCATTGAAGAATTATCTGACTTTGAATTCATTGTAGCAATTGGTGATAACAAAATTAGAGCTAGTAAACAATGTATGTTGCCTCAAGATAGAATTGCGACTTTGATTCATCCCTCAGCTGTAATTTCAAGACGAGTTGATGTTCATGCTGGTACAGTTATTATGGCTGGTGCAGTAATAAATTCAGATGTAACAATTGGGAGAGGTTGTATAATAAACACTGCATCTTCAGTTGATCATGATTGTAAACTTGGAGATTTTGTACATCTCTCACCGGGTTGTCATATTGCGGGAAATGTCTCAATTGGTCACGGTTCGTGGCTAGGAATTGGAAGCACTATTATTCAATCTATTTCGATTTGTAAAGAAGTAATCGTAGGAGCAGGTGGAGTTGTCATTTACTCCATTGATCGTTCGGGAACCTATGTTGGGAATCCTTGTAGGAAGGTTAATTGA
- a CDS encoding sugar transferase, giving the protein MNKGLYEKYFKRLIDFTLSLIALVLLSPIIFLVCILVYFKLGSPVLFKQERPGKDEKIFKMYKFRTMTDEKDERGQLLPDKVRLTSFGKWLRSTSLDELPELFNILKGDMSIVGPRPLLAKYLPLYSEEQARRHEVRPGLTGYAQANGRNSLSWEEKFVKDVEYVKNVTFFGDVRIILQTIRAVLQRNGISSTESVTMEEFKGNK; this is encoded by the coding sequence ATGAATAAAGGATTATACGAAAAATATTTTAAACGTTTGATAGATTTTACCCTGTCTTTAATAGCGCTTGTTTTGTTATCTCCGATCATTTTTCTGGTTTGTATTCTAGTATATTTTAAATTAGGTTCACCAGTCTTGTTTAAGCAAGAAAGACCGGGCAAAGATGAAAAGATTTTCAAAATGTATAAGTTTCGGACGATGACTGATGAAAAAGATGAGCGTGGTCAACTATTGCCAGATAAAGTCCGACTAACTTCATTTGGGAAGTGGCTTAGATCTACTAGTTTAGATGAACTGCCTGAACTCTTTAATATATTGAAGGGGGATATGAGTATAGTAGGTCCAAGACCTTTACTGGCCAAATACTTACCATTATACTCCGAAGAGCAAGCAAGAAGACATGAGGTTAGGCCTGGATTGACAGGCTATGCTCAAGCTAATGGTCGAAATTCTTTAAGTTGGGAAGAAAAATTTGTGAAGGATGTTGAATATGTAAAAAATGTTACCTTTTTTGGTGATGTTAGAATTATTCTTCAAACGATCCGAGCTGTATTACAAAGAAATGGAATTTCCTCAACTGAGTCGGTAACAATGGAAGAATTTAAAGGAAACAAATGA
- a CDS encoding aminotransferase class I/II-fold pyridoxal phosphate-dependent enzyme, giving the protein MAFDFSREVEPFKNKVWLASPTMHGDELEYMKEAFDTNWMTTAGSNIYALEEMVKEYTNSEQVVALSSGTSALHLAMKLAGIKSGDYVFCSDVTFSATVNPITYEGGIPVFIDSEYDTWNMDPDALEKAFELYPNVKVVVLVHLYGVPAKIDEIKSICDKHGAILVEDAAESLGATYKGKQTGTFGRHSIISFNGNKIITGSSGGALLTNDLNAANKVRKWSTQAREQAAWYQHEEIGYNYRMSNVIAGVVRGQMPYLDDHIAQKKAIYERYQEGLKGLPIKLNPFDSCNSVPNYWLSCLTINPESMAKQVRSDNDVLYTSEKGKTTPSEILDALNTINAEGRPIWKPMHTQPIFRMNPFVTKNGNGRAQTNAYIQGDYSDVGTDLFERGLCLPSDNKMTVEEQDIIIETIKACFE; this is encoded by the coding sequence ATGGCATTTGATTTTTCAAGAGAAGTAGAACCCTTTAAGAATAAGGTTTGGCTTGCTTCGCCAACCATGCATGGTGATGAATTAGAGTACATGAAGGAAGCCTTTGACACCAATTGGATGACAACGGCTGGCTCAAATATCTATGCTCTAGAAGAAATGGTAAAGGAATATACAAACAGTGAACAAGTAGTTGCACTTTCATCTGGAACATCTGCTTTACATTTAGCTATGAAATTGGCTGGAATAAAGAGTGGCGACTATGTTTTTTGTTCGGATGTTACGTTTTCAGCCACTGTGAATCCTATCACATACGAGGGTGGGATACCGGTTTTTATTGATTCTGAGTATGATACTTGGAATATGGATCCGGATGCATTGGAGAAAGCATTTGAACTCTATCCGAATGTCAAAGTTGTAGTATTGGTCCACTTGTATGGAGTGCCAGCAAAGATTGATGAAATTAAATCCATTTGTGATAAACACGGAGCAATTTTAGTCGAAGATGCGGCGGAATCTCTGGGTGCAACTTATAAGGGGAAACAAACAGGAACCTTTGGACGCCATTCTATTATTTCTTTTAATGGAAATAAAATTATTACGGGATCTAGTGGTGGAGCCTTATTGACAAATGATTTGAATGCAGCTAATAAAGTTAGAAAATGGTCAACGCAAGCTCGTGAACAGGCTGCTTGGTACCAACACGAAGAAATTGGCTACAATTATCGAATGAGTAATGTTATAGCTGGTGTTGTTCGTGGACAGATGCCCTATTTAGATGACCATATTGCACAGAAAAAAGCCATTTACGAACGTTACCAAGAAGGATTGAAGGGATTACCAATCAAACTGAATCCATTTGATTCATGTAATTCAGTACCGAATTATTGGTTATCTTGTTTGACTATTAATCCAGAATCCATGGCAAAACAGGTGCGTTCGGACAATGATGTCCTCTACACATCTGAGAAAGGGAAAACAACTCCGTCAGAAATACTAGATGCATTAAATACAATCAATGCGGAAGGTCGCCCAATCTGGAAACCGATGCATACTCAACCGATTTTTAGAATGAATCCATTTGTTACAAAGAATGGAAATGGCAGAGCTCAAACAAATGCCTACATTCAAGGGGACTATTCAGATGTAGGAACAGACCTTTTTGAACGAGGTTTATGCCTTCCTAGTGATAATAAAATGACTGTAGAGGAACAGGATATCATTATTGAAACCATAAAAGCTTGCTTTGAATAG
- a CDS encoding polysaccharide biosynthesis protein, whose product MSRSIKRIILLGFDLVSIALSFVLSKLFLGVIIDMPNEQLKVGFVLVTIVYLALSIYLKVFSLITRYTDYESLFKIGLSVAMAYGFLLLSSFYLWQTFSYRFILTSSILTFVLMVVPRLTWRAIHDRKSKSKSNTRRPVRTLVVGAGDGGQLFINTVIERKLDFELVGIVDADPSKLNSYIRNVKVIGNRNDIPALVKDLEIEQVTIAIPSLPGKERESLVEICNSVNVKVNSMPSIEDIVAGNISVSSLKEIDIADLLGRPEVVLDQEKLRSYFKDKTVLVTGAGGSIGSELCRQVARFKPDRLILVGHGENSIYLIHQEMVSLYGAEVELIPVIADIQDRDLMFSVMKEFQPHVVYHAAAHKHVPLMEFNPHEAVKNNIFGTKNVAEAAKEAGVNKFVMVSTDKAVNPPNVMGATKRVAEMIVTGLNGDGKTQFVAVRFGNVLGSRGSVVPLFKEQIKKGGPVTVTDFRMTRYFMTIPEASRLVIQAGYMANGGEVFVLDMGEPVHILDLARKVIKLSGHTEEEIQIVETGIRPGEKLYEELLSTEERISEQVYEKIFVGRVTNQDKEKVQDFISRLLSLDKTELKKTLIDFARQD is encoded by the coding sequence ATGTCACGATCAATAAAACGAATTATTTTATTGGGATTCGATCTCGTGTCGATTGCCCTATCCTTTGTATTGAGTAAGCTCTTTTTAGGGGTTATTATAGACATGCCGAATGAACAGCTGAAAGTTGGATTTGTTCTAGTGACCATTGTCTACCTAGCCCTATCTATTTACCTGAAAGTCTTTTCACTCATTACACGCTACACTGACTATGAGTCGCTCTTTAAGATTGGATTGAGCGTAGCGATGGCTTATGGCTTTCTCTTGCTCTCATCCTTCTACCTATGGCAAACGTTTTCCTATCGCTTTATTCTCACTTCAAGTATTTTGACCTTTGTCTTGATGGTGGTACCCCGTCTAACTTGGCGTGCCATCCATGATAGAAAGTCTAAGTCCAAGTCAAATACACGACGGCCAGTTCGTACTCTGGTTGTTGGTGCCGGTGACGGAGGACAGCTTTTCATCAATACAGTTATCGAACGAAAATTGGATTTTGAATTGGTAGGTATTGTGGATGCGGATCCAAGTAAGCTCAATAGCTATATTCGCAACGTTAAGGTAATCGGAAATCGCAACGACATACCAGCCTTGGTCAAGGATTTGGAGATTGAACAAGTCACCATCGCTATTCCATCATTACCCGGTAAAGAGCGAGAATCCTTAGTCGAGATCTGTAATTCAGTGAACGTTAAGGTCAATTCCATGCCTAGTATAGAGGACATCGTTGCGGGCAATATCTCAGTTAGCTCCCTCAAGGAGATTGATATTGCAGATCTGTTGGGCCGCCCTGAAGTGGTCTTGGATCAGGAAAAATTACGCAGTTATTTCAAGGATAAGACGGTCTTGGTTACTGGAGCCGGAGGTTCTATCGGTTCGGAGCTGTGTAGACAGGTGGCACGGTTCAAGCCGGATCGTCTGATTTTGGTGGGTCACGGGGAAAATTCGATCTATCTGATTCATCAGGAGATGGTGAGTCTCTATGGTGCAGAAGTAGAACTCATTCCTGTAATAGCCGATATCCAAGACAGAGACTTGATGTTCTCGGTCATGAAGGAATTCCAGCCCCACGTTGTCTATCATGCAGCGGCACATAAGCATGTTCCTCTGATGGAGTTCAATCCACATGAAGCGGTTAAAAACAATATCTTTGGGACCAAGAATGTGGCAGAGGCTGCAAAAGAAGCAGGTGTTAACAAATTTGTCATGGTATCAACGGATAAGGCGGTCAATCCACCCAATGTTATGGGAGCGACCAAACGTGTGGCTGAAATGATTGTAACCGGCTTGAATGGAGACGGTAAGACCCAGTTTGTAGCTGTCCGATTTGGGAATGTATTAGGTAGTCGGGGTAGTGTGGTTCCGCTCTTCAAGGAACAGATCAAGAAAGGTGGGCCAGTGACGGTCACGGACTTCCGCATGACCCGCTACTTTATGACCATTCCGGAGGCCAGTCGATTGGTCATCCAGGCTGGCTACATGGCCAATGGTGGCGAGGTCTTTGTCCTGGACATGGGTGAGCCTGTACACATATTGGACTTGGCCCGTAAAGTCATCAAACTCAGTGGACACACGGAAGAAGAGATTCAAATTGTAGAGACTGGGATTCGTCCTGGTGAAAAGCTCTACGAGGAGCTCTTGTCAACAGAAGAGCGGATCAGTGAACAAGTTTACGAAAAGATCTTCGTTGGTCGGGTGACCAATCAAGATAAGGAAAAAGTCCAAGACTTCATCAGTCGCCTACTGTCCCTGGATAAGACCGAATTGAAGAAAACCCTAATTGACTTTGCACGACAAGATTAA
- a CDS encoding tyrosine-protein kinase yields the protein MAVLETSGNKKVFLKKTEEYFNAIRTNIQLSGENIKVVAITSAQSNEGKSTTSVSLAVAYARAGYKTVLVDADIRNSVMSGFFKPKTKITGLTDYLAGTTDLSQGLCDTDIPNLTVIEAGKVSPNPTALLQSKNFENLLATLRRYFDYVIVDCPPLGMVIDAAIIAQKCDAVLTVAEAGRIKRKALQKVKEQLEQTGTPFLGVILNKFDTKLEKYGSYGAYGAYGNYGNYGKK from the coding sequence ATGGCAGTATTAGAAACATCAGGAAATAAAAAAGTATTCTTAAAGAAGACGGAAGAGTATTTCAATGCAATCCGAACCAACATCCAGTTGAGTGGGGAGAATATCAAGGTAGTGGCCATTACGTCTGCTCAATCCAATGAAGGTAAGTCAACCACTTCAGTCAGTTTAGCAGTGGCCTATGCGCGTGCGGGCTATAAGACTGTATTGGTGGATGCCGATATTCGAAATTCCGTCATGTCTGGCTTCTTTAAGCCAAAAACCAAGATTACGGGCTTGACGGACTATTTGGCAGGAACGACGGACCTTTCCCAAGGACTCTGTGATACAGACATTCCAAATTTGACCGTCATCGAGGCAGGGAAGGTATCGCCTAACCCGACAGCTCTTTTGCAAAGCAAGAATTTCGAAAACCTCCTTGCGACCCTTCGTCGCTATTTTGACTATGTCATCGTCGACTGTCCGCCACTTGGTATGGTCATTGATGCAGCCATCATTGCTCAAAAGTGTGATGCCGTACTGACAGTGGCAGAAGCTGGAAGAATCAAACGGAAAGCTCTACAAAAAGTCAAAGAACAACTCGAGCAAACAGGGACTCCATTCCTTGGTGTTATCTTAAATAAATTTGACACCAAGTTGGAAAAATACGGTTCATACGGTGCTTATGGTGCCTATGGCAATTATGGAAACTACGGAAAGAAATAG
- a CDS encoding Wzz/FepE/Etk N-terminal domain-containing protein: protein MNNQESNVMEIDVLYLLKNLWRNKFLILLSALLGVSVAFAYSVFVVTPQYNSTTRIYVVNKVADGGQNLTAQELQAGTYLVKDYKEIILSQDVLSTVTEELKLTSNLASKVSVSIPVDTRIVSITVRDADANEAARIANGLRTVAAQKIIDVTKVSDVTTLEEARPAKTASTPNTKRNIVFGFLVGAFLAVALVLVKEVLDDRIKRPEDIEEKMGLPLLGVVPDVAKLK from the coding sequence ATGAACAACCAAGAATCGAATGTTATGGAAATTGACGTTCTATATCTATTGAAAAATCTATGGCGGAATAAGTTTTTAATCCTTCTGAGTGCCCTGTTGGGTGTATCCGTGGCATTTGCCTACTCCGTTTTCGTAGTGACACCACAGTATAATAGCACCACTCGAATCTACGTGGTCAATAAGGTGGCTGATGGTGGTCAAAACTTGACGGCACAAGAACTCCAAGCGGGTACCTATCTGGTAAAAGACTATAAGGAAATTATCCTATCCCAGGATGTTCTCTCTACGGTAACAGAAGAACTAAAACTCACATCAAATTTGGCCAGCAAGGTATCTGTCAGCATTCCAGTTGATACACGTATCGTGTCGATCACAGTCCGTGATGCGGATGCCAATGAAGCGGCGCGCATAGCCAACGGCCTTCGTACAGTAGCTGCCCAGAAAATCATCGACGTTACCAAGGTTAGTGATGTAACAACACTCGAAGAGGCTCGACCAGCAAAAACAGCGTCGACTCCAAATACAAAACGCAATATTGTCTTTGGCTTCCTGGTTGGTGCTTTTCTTGCAGTAGCCTTGGTTTTGGTGAAAGAAGTCTTGGATGATCGCATCAAACGCCCAGAGGACATTGAAGAAAAAATGGGCTTACCATTGCTTGGTGTAGTACCAGATGTAGCCAAATTGAAATAG
- a CDS encoding tyrosine protein phosphatase has protein sequence MLDIHSHIIFGVDDGPKTAEESLELLKLSYQQGVRGIVATSHRRKGMFETPEETIFKHFKEVQALAKTISDDLFLFYGAEIYFTDGVIEKLERKELPTYGNSSSVLIEFSGSTSYKKIQEAVGDILRLGLTPILAHIERYDALAGEGGKVADLIAMGAYMQINSTSVLKPKLFGDRHKAYKQRAQYFLDNDLVHFVASDMHNISSRPPYMDQAFQLIEKEYGRDRAKVLLIENPIALMQNKL, from the coding sequence ATGTTAGATATTCATTCACATATCATATTTGGTGTGGACGATGGTCCAAAAACTGCAGAAGAAAGTTTGGAGCTCTTAAAGCTCAGCTATCAACAAGGGGTGCGTGGTATCGTAGCCACCTCTCATCGCCGAAAAGGCATGTTTGAAACGCCAGAAGAGACAATCTTTAAGCACTTTAAAGAAGTTCAAGCACTGGCAAAAACCATCTCGGACGATTTGTTTCTCTTTTATGGGGCGGAAATTTATTTCACGGATGGTGTAATTGAAAAGTTGGAACGAAAAGAACTACCGACCTATGGAAATTCTAGCAGCGTCTTGATTGAATTTAGCGGGTCAACTAGCTACAAAAAAATTCAGGAAGCTGTGGGTGACATCTTGCGGTTGGGCTTGACTCCCATTCTCGCCCATATCGAACGATACGATGCTTTGGCAGGTGAAGGTGGAAAAGTTGCAGATCTCATCGCCATGGGTGCCTATATGCAGATCAATAGTACTAGTGTCTTGAAACCCAAACTATTTGGAGATCGGCACAAAGCTTATAAACAACGGGCCCAATACTTCTTAGACAACGACCTGGTGCACTTTGTGGCAAGTGACATGCACAATATAAGCAGTCGGCCACCCTATATGGACCAGGCCTTCCAACTCATTGAGAAGGAGTACGGGCGAGACCGTGCCAAGGTCTTGCTTATAGAAAACCCAATTGCCCTTATGCAAAATAAACTTTAA
- a CDS encoding LCP family protein codes for MSRTKKSSRRNQLHWANLALLILYTGAVGILLYQVFRYDILAFRNLNLVLAGLAIFLGLVCLFLILGKRAKVVTAFLLILGLVVSSVGLYGVQSIVNLSNKLNSNATYSEYEMSVLVPADSQVSDVSQVTELLAPTGNDGDNIQALLDNLSQTKNLSLTPTKTDSYLDAYQKMLAGESQAMVLNGVFADILSAEDPDFDTKVKKIYSFTLTKKVETAVNQPTGDVLNIYISGIDTYGPISTVSRSDVNIIMTINQATKQVLLTTTPRDSYVAIADGGQNQKDKLTHAGVYGVEASMHTLENLYDIDIHYYARVNFTSFLKLIDLVGGVDIVNDQAFTRGSHDFPVGTIHLDSEKALMFVRERYSLQGGDNDRGKNQEKVIAALIQKLSRPENLTNYQSIINNLQDSIQTNMSLETMMKLVNTQMESSGSYTVQSQALQGTGSTGLLPSYAMPGYQLYMMEVNPDSLNQMKAAMQAVMSGE; via the coding sequence ATGAGTCGAACAAAAAAATCATCCCGAAGAAACCAGCTGCATTGGGCAAACTTAGCCTTGCTCATCCTCTACACAGGTGCAGTTGGTATCTTACTGTATCAAGTGTTTCGGTATGACATTCTTGCCTTTCGCAATCTCAACCTGGTCCTGGCTGGGTTAGCCATTTTCTTGGGACTTGTTTGTTTGTTCCTTATTTTAGGAAAAAGAGCTAAAGTAGTGACCGCATTCCTGCTTATTCTAGGCCTTGTCGTTAGTTCTGTCGGTCTCTATGGAGTCCAGAGTATCGTCAACCTTTCGAACAAGTTGAATTCAAACGCCACCTATTCTGAATATGAGATGAGTGTTCTGGTTCCTGCAGATAGCCAGGTCTCGGATGTCAGTCAAGTGACCGAATTGTTGGCACCTACCGGAAATGACGGTGACAATATCCAAGCCTTGTTGGACAACCTGTCTCAGACAAAAAACCTATCTCTGACACCAACCAAAACGGATTCCTATCTGGATGCTTATCAGAAGATGCTTGCTGGTGAGAGTCAGGCCATGGTCTTGAACGGAGTCTTTGCAGATATTCTCTCTGCGGAAGATCCAGACTTTGACACCAAGGTCAAAAAGATCTACAGTTTCACCTTGACAAAAAAGGTTGAAACAGCAGTCAACCAACCGACTGGTGATGTCTTGAACATCTATATCAGCGGCATTGACACCTATGGGCCAATCTCGACCGTTTCCCGTTCGGATGTCAATATCATCATGACCATCAATCAGGCGACCAAACAGGTACTCTTAACCACCACCCCTCGTGATAGCTATGTTGCGATTGCAGATGGTGGGCAAAATCAAAAAGACAAATTGACCCACGCAGGGGTTTACGGGGTAGAAGCTTCCATGCATACCTTGGAAAATCTTTATGACATTGATATTCATTACTATGCGCGTGTGAACTTTACCTCCTTCCTAAAATTAATTGACCTCGTAGGAGGGGTAGATATTGTCAACGACCAGGCCTTTACCAGAGGGAGTCATGATTTCCCTGTCGGAACCATCCATTTGGATTCTGAAAAAGCTTTAATGTTTGTACGCGAACGCTATTCGCTACAGGGCGGCGACAATGACCGTGGAAAAAACCAGGAGAAAGTCATTGCGGCTCTCATTCAAAAATTAAGCAGACCTGAAAATTTAACCAATTACCAATCCATCATCAACAACCTACAAGATTCGATCCAGACCAATATGAGTTTGGAAACCATGATGAAATTGGTCAATACCCAGATGGAAAGCAGTGGCAGTTACACAGTTCAATCCCAAGCCTTGCAGGGTACTGGAAGTACAGGTCTCTTGCCTTCTTATGCAATGCCAGGTTATCAATTGTATATGATGGAGGTTAATCCAGATAGCCTCAACCAAATGAAAGCGGCTATGCAGGCAGTCATGTCAGGAGAATAG